The Labilithrix sp. genome contains a region encoding:
- a CDS encoding M13 family metallopeptidase, which translates to MRSAALLASLGIAGLFLACGNDPPPAVPQPPPVVQMPPENISGQPPAPTGVDKTAIDPNTAPCDDFYQYACGGWTKATQIPADESSWSRSFSVIHERNEEILHQILEAYAKGEKQDEPYAKALGDFYGSCMDEAAIEAARLSPLDPWLKAIDGVKDAASLTKLLGRFQSELGTGVVFDMQAAQDFSDATQVLGLFWQSGLGMPEKEYYTVNEGKMAELRTKYEAHVGAMFALAGEPEAKAKANATKVLAIEKQLADAWMSKEERREPKKIAHRATKAELAKTAPGIQWDAWLDGAKAKNVAVFNVSQPEFLKAVGAMLGGKVAVADWKTYLRWHVLRIHGNELSKKFVDEKFKWRQALTGADKLPERWKRCVRTVDASMGEALAQPFVKQTLGSEGKANVVAMVQVIEKAMHANIETIAWMDDATRKAAFTKLGKIANKIAYPDKWRDYSKLEITRKSYVENSQKASAFEYARQVAKIGKPVDRAEWQMSPPTVNAYYDPQLNEMVFPAGILQPPFYSNSLPRPTNYGGIGMVMGHELTHGFDDEGRQYDAEGNLKDWWAPNVNTEFVRRASCVKKQFDDYTVLNDVHVNGALTLGENIADLGGIKLAYKALMSLPPAPPGGKPEFTPQQELFLGFAQSWCSKMRDEQLLTLVKTNPHSPPMFRVNGPLSNLPEFAQAFSCKADAKMVRKDRCEVW; encoded by the coding sequence ATGCGTTCCGCCGCTCTCCTCGCTTCGCTGGGCATCGCCGGTCTCTTCCTCGCGTGTGGGAACGATCCGCCGCCGGCGGTGCCGCAGCCGCCGCCGGTCGTGCAGATGCCGCCGGAGAACATCTCCGGCCAGCCGCCCGCGCCCACCGGCGTCGACAAGACGGCGATCGATCCGAACACGGCGCCGTGTGACGACTTCTACCAGTACGCCTGCGGCGGCTGGACCAAGGCGACGCAGATCCCGGCCGACGAGTCCTCGTGGAGCCGGAGCTTCAGCGTCATCCACGAGCGCAACGAGGAGATCCTCCATCAGATCCTCGAGGCGTACGCGAAGGGCGAGAAGCAGGACGAGCCGTACGCGAAGGCGCTCGGCGACTTCTACGGCTCGTGCATGGACGAAGCCGCGATCGAGGCGGCGCGCCTCTCGCCGCTCGACCCGTGGCTGAAGGCGATCGACGGCGTGAAGGACGCCGCCTCGCTCACGAAGCTGCTCGGGCGGTTCCAGTCCGAGCTCGGCACCGGCGTCGTGTTCGACATGCAGGCGGCGCAGGACTTCTCCGACGCGACGCAGGTCCTCGGTCTCTTCTGGCAGTCCGGCCTCGGCATGCCGGAGAAGGAGTACTACACCGTCAACGAGGGCAAGATGGCGGAGCTCCGTACGAAGTACGAGGCTCACGTCGGCGCGATGTTCGCGCTCGCGGGCGAGCCCGAGGCGAAGGCGAAGGCGAACGCGACGAAGGTGCTCGCGATCGAGAAGCAGCTCGCCGACGCGTGGATGTCGAAGGAGGAGCGGCGCGAGCCGAAGAAGATCGCGCACCGCGCGACGAAGGCGGAGCTCGCGAAGACGGCGCCCGGCATCCAGTGGGACGCGTGGCTCGACGGCGCGAAGGCGAAGAACGTCGCCGTCTTCAACGTCAGTCAGCCCGAGTTCCTGAAGGCCGTCGGCGCGATGCTCGGCGGGAAGGTCGCGGTCGCCGACTGGAAGACGTACCTCCGCTGGCACGTGCTCCGGATCCACGGCAACGAGCTCTCGAAGAAGTTCGTCGACGAGAAGTTCAAGTGGCGGCAGGCGCTCACCGGCGCCGACAAGCTGCCGGAGCGCTGGAAGCGCTGCGTGCGCACGGTCGACGCGTCGATGGGCGAGGCGCTCGCGCAGCCCTTCGTGAAGCAGACGCTCGGGAGCGAGGGCAAGGCGAACGTCGTCGCGATGGTGCAGGTGATCGAGAAGGCGATGCACGCCAACATCGAGACGATCGCCTGGATGGACGACGCCACGCGCAAGGCCGCCTTCACGAAGCTCGGGAAGATCGCGAACAAGATCGCTTATCCCGACAAGTGGCGCGACTATTCCAAATTGGAAATCACGCGCAAGAGCTACGTCGAGAATTCGCAGAAGGCGTCGGCGTTCGAATATGCCCGCCAGGTCGCGAAGATCGGCAAACCGGTCGACCGCGCGGAGTGGCAAATGAGCCCGCCGACCGTGAATGCCTATTACGATCCGCAGCTCAACGAGATGGTGTTCCCCGCCGGCATCCTCCAGCCGCCGTTCTATTCGAACTCCCTCCCGCGCCCGACCAACTACGGCGGCATCGGCATGGTCATGGGCCACGAGCTCACGCACGGCTTCGACGACGAAGGCCGCCAGTACGACGCGGAGGGCAACCTGAAGGACTGGTGGGCGCCGAACGTGAACACGGAGTTCGTGCGCCGCGCCTCCTGCGTGAAGAAGCAGTTCGACGACTACACGGTGCTGAACGACGTCCACGTCAACGGCGCGCTCACGCTCGGCGAGAACATCGCCGACCTCGGCGGCATCAAGCTCGCGTACAAGGCGCTGATGTCGCTCCCGCCCGCGCCGCCGGGCGGCAAGCCCGAATTCACCCCGCAGCAGGAGCTCTTCCTCGGCTTCGCGCAGAGCTGGTGCTCCAAGATGCGCGACGAGCAGCTCCTCACGCTCGTGAAGACGAACCCGCACTCGCCGCCGATGTTCCGCGTCAACGGCCCGCTCTCGAACCTCCCCGAGTTCGCGCAGGCGTTCTCGTGCAAGGCCGACGCGAAGATGGTGCGGAAGGACCGCTGCGAGGTCTGGTGA
- a CDS encoding Uma2 family endonuclease, which yields MDSFLSEKQMRLLTTPLYAGWRPGTPFVVAANVGVFVAAKNPAIVPDVLVSLDVEMPALTGPERVRSYFVWELGKVPDIVIEIVSDAEGGELSSKLRAYERMRVPHYVVFDPLRKLESQELMTFSLDGALYTERDDARFVSQGLALTRWMGSFEGRRENWLRWTDLDGRLFPTPEESEARADDEKARADDEKARADDEKARADDATAEAARAKQRAEELAARLRALGIEPDG from the coding sequence GTGGACAGCTTCCTCTCCGAGAAGCAGATGCGGCTCTTGACGACGCCGCTCTACGCTGGCTGGAGACCGGGCACCCCGTTCGTCGTCGCGGCCAACGTCGGTGTGTTCGTCGCGGCGAAGAACCCTGCCATCGTGCCGGACGTGCTCGTGAGCCTCGACGTCGAGATGCCAGCGCTGACAGGCCCCGAGCGCGTTCGTTCCTACTTCGTCTGGGAGCTCGGCAAGGTCCCGGACATCGTCATCGAGATCGTCTCGGACGCAGAGGGAGGCGAGCTGAGCTCCAAGTTGCGCGCCTACGAACGCATGCGCGTTCCGCACTACGTCGTCTTCGATCCGCTGCGGAAGCTCGAGTCGCAGGAGCTGATGACCTTCTCGCTCGACGGCGCGCTCTACACCGAGCGCGACGACGCGCGCTTTGTCTCCCAAGGGCTCGCCCTGACACGCTGGATGGGCTCCTTCGAGGGACGCCGCGAGAACTGGCTCCGCTGGACCGACCTCGACGGCCGCCTCTTCCCGACCCCCGAAGAGAGCGAAGCTCGCGCCGACGACGAAAAGGCGCGCGCCGACGACGAGAAGGCGCGCGCCGACGACGAGAAGGCGCGCGCCGACGACGCGACAGCAGAAGCGGCGCGCGCGAAGCAACGAGCGGAGGAGCTCGCTGCCCGCCTGCGTGCCCTTGGTATCGAGCCCGATGGCTGA
- a CDS encoding putative DNA-binding domain-containing protein, whose product MSDRPKTRSEDRSLRETEEWLVRAIVAREEAPDVEARVTASAKQSPRDRLHVYRYAYVARLLECLEDDYPAVFFALGQERAEETCRAYVEAHPSTAFSLNVFGRHMSAFLKTRGEAFAADLAALEWSIVEAIHSAEAPKMAPDALAALDPAEWGSVTLVAAPSLRLHAFDYPADAYYKAFHADAAPAPPAPEPSWLAVYRAGMKIWRMPLSRGQYALLAPLARGASLEEAFEVDAGEAADVGAWFRQWTAEGFFSAVARR is encoded by the coding sequence GTGAGCGACCGGCCTAAGACGCGATCGGAAGACCGATCGCTCCGCGAGACGGAGGAGTGGCTCGTCCGCGCGATCGTCGCGCGGGAGGAGGCGCCCGACGTCGAGGCCCGCGTCACCGCGAGCGCGAAGCAGTCGCCACGCGATCGGCTCCACGTCTACCGGTATGCCTACGTCGCGCGGCTGCTCGAGTGCCTCGAGGACGACTACCCCGCGGTGTTCTTCGCCCTCGGCCAGGAGCGCGCGGAGGAGACGTGCCGCGCGTACGTCGAGGCGCATCCGTCGACCGCGTTCAGCCTCAACGTGTTCGGGCGCCACATGAGCGCGTTCCTGAAGACGCGGGGCGAGGCGTTCGCGGCGGACCTCGCCGCGCTGGAGTGGTCGATCGTCGAGGCGATCCACTCCGCCGAGGCGCCGAAGATGGCGCCGGACGCGCTCGCGGCGCTCGATCCCGCGGAGTGGGGGAGCGTCACGCTCGTCGCCGCGCCGAGCCTGCGGCTCCACGCCTTCGACTACCCCGCCGACGCCTACTACAAGGCGTTCCACGCCGACGCGGCGCCCGCGCCGCCGGCGCCCGAGCCCTCGTGGCTCGCGGTCTATCGCGCCGGCATGAAGATCTGGCGGATGCCGCTCTCGCGCGGTCAGTACGCGCTCCTCGCCCCCCTCGCCCGCGGCGCCTCGCTCGAAGAGGCGTTCGAGGTGGACGCCGGCGAGGCGGCCGACGTCGGCGCGTGGTTCCGGCAGTGGACGGCGGAGGGGTTCTTCTCCGCCGTCGCGCGACGCTGA
- a CDS encoding DUF2505 family protein has translation MTTFQMKHDIDCTPEKFWELFFDNELQKKIFKDLEFPQWDVLEQKDTDKEIVRIVKAVPKLDAPGPVAKLLGPGFGYTEEGRFDKTSKVYKFVIKPTQLADKLKNEGSVRLEPKGDDKCVRVVDIVAEAKVFGVGGMIEKMTEKSFRDGWAKSAEYFNRVVNAGAPPLHPARS, from the coding sequence ATGACGACCTTCCAGATGAAGCACGACATCGACTGCACGCCGGAGAAGTTCTGGGAGCTCTTCTTCGACAACGAGCTCCAGAAGAAGATCTTCAAGGACCTCGAGTTCCCGCAGTGGGACGTGCTCGAGCAGAAGGACACCGACAAGGAGATCGTCCGCATCGTGAAGGCGGTGCCGAAGCTCGACGCGCCCGGCCCGGTCGCGAAGCTGCTCGGACCCGGCTTCGGCTACACCGAAGAGGGCCGCTTCGACAAAACGTCGAAGGTCTACAAGTTCGTGATCAAGCCGACCCAGCTCGCGGACAAGCTGAAGAACGAGGGCAGCGTGCGCCTCGAGCCGAAGGGCGACGACAAGTGCGTCCGCGTCGTCGACATCGTCGCCGAGGCGAAGGTCTTCGGCGTCGGCGGCATGATCGAGAAGATGACGGAGAAGAGCTTCCGCGACGGCTGGGCCAAGAGCGCCGAGTACTTCAACCGCGTCGTCAACGCAGGGGCTCCGCCCCTGCACCCCGCTCGCAGCTAG
- a CDS encoding GNAT family N-acetyltransferase has product MTLRIREATRDDFPAYVRLFVELAIDDDPGDAEKFAREMMPTTLLAERDGAAVGYAFYRVLDGNAHLGHLVSAPEARRTGVGRALIAETVRRATALGAKEIALNVKPANANAIALYTSAGFVARETVTHLRAEWSVLDRLGPADFALAGEARSFDPALDAAFEARFDLPRGLFEGQRRRGSYTLLAIGERAVAAFDPTFPGAYPFRAVDGAHARALLAALRPYARPDKPFLNVSPGTSAEIVDALLALGATVRFQTTKMVRRLDP; this is encoded by the coding sequence ATGACGCTCCGTATCCGCGAGGCCACCCGCGACGACTTCCCGGCGTACGTGCGCCTCTTCGTCGAGCTCGCGATCGACGACGACCCCGGCGACGCCGAGAAGTTCGCGCGCGAGATGATGCCGACGACGCTCCTCGCCGAGCGCGACGGGGCGGCGGTGGGCTACGCGTTCTACCGCGTGCTCGACGGCAACGCGCACCTCGGACACCTCGTCTCCGCACCGGAGGCGCGGAGGACCGGCGTCGGGCGCGCGCTCATCGCGGAGACGGTCCGCCGCGCGACGGCGCTCGGGGCGAAGGAGATCGCGCTCAACGTGAAGCCCGCGAACGCGAACGCGATCGCGCTCTACACGAGCGCCGGCTTCGTCGCGCGCGAGACGGTCACGCACCTGCGCGCGGAGTGGAGCGTCCTCGACCGCCTCGGTCCCGCGGACTTCGCGCTCGCCGGCGAGGCGCGGTCGTTCGATCCCGCGCTCGACGCCGCGTTCGAGGCGCGCTTCGACCTCCCGCGCGGCCTCTTCGAGGGGCAGCGGCGGCGCGGGAGCTACACCCTCCTCGCGATCGGTGAGCGCGCGGTCGCGGCCTTCGACCCGACGTTCCCCGGCGCGTATCCGTTCCGCGCGGTCGACGGCGCGCACGCGCGCGCGCTGCTCGCCGCGCTCCGCCCCTACGCGCGGCCCGACAAACCGTTCCTCAACGTGTCGCCCGGCACGAGCGCCGAGATCGTCGACGCGCTCCTCGCGCTCGGCGCCACCGTGCGCTTCCAGACGACGAAGATGGTGCGCCGCCTGGACCCGTAG
- a CDS encoding DUF692 domain-containing protein — MKNRFGLPALGTGIGLRTVHYAHILEHAPPVDWFEILSENYMLTAGRPLAILDQIAERYPIAMHGVSLSIGSADPLDRAYLTELRALKQRTRARWVSDHLCFTGVSGKNTHDLLPIPFTEEALRHVVARVREVQDFLDAPLALENPSSYLELAGAELTEWEFLTAVAKEADCALLLDVNNVYVSSQNHGYDADVYLDAIPWDRVVQLHLAGHTDHGTHIVDSHIGPVPDPVWDLFKKVRPRTDASVLLEWDAEIPAFEVVFADAKRAETMT; from the coding sequence ATGAAAAACCGCTTCGGCTTGCCGGCGCTGGGGACCGGGATCGGTCTCAGGACCGTGCATTATGCACATATCCTCGAGCACGCGCCGCCGGTCGACTGGTTCGAGATCCTGAGTGAGAACTACATGCTCACGGCGGGGCGGCCGCTCGCGATCCTCGACCAGATCGCGGAGCGTTACCCGATCGCGATGCACGGCGTGTCGCTCTCGATCGGCTCGGCCGATCCGCTCGACCGCGCGTACCTCACCGAGCTCCGCGCGCTGAAGCAGCGGACGCGGGCGCGGTGGGTCTCCGATCACCTCTGCTTCACGGGCGTGAGCGGGAAGAACACGCACGACCTCTTGCCGATCCCCTTCACCGAGGAGGCGCTCCGCCACGTCGTCGCGCGCGTGCGGGAGGTGCAGGACTTCCTCGACGCGCCGCTCGCGCTCGAGAACCCGTCGAGCTACCTCGAGCTCGCGGGGGCGGAGCTGACCGAGTGGGAGTTCCTCACCGCGGTGGCGAAGGAGGCAGATTGCGCGCTCCTCCTCGACGTGAACAACGTCTACGTGAGCTCGCAAAACCACGGCTACGACGCGGACGTGTACCTCGACGCGATCCCGTGGGACCGCGTCGTGCAGCTCCACCTCGCGGGGCACACCGATCACGGCACGCACATCGTCGACTCGCACATCGGGCCGGTGCCCGATCCGGTCTGGGACCTCTTCAAGAAGGTGCGCCCGCGCACGGACGCGTCGGTGCTGCTCGAGTGGGACGCGGAGATCCCCGCCTTCGAGGTCGTCTTCGCCGACGCGAAGCGCGCGGAGACGATGACGTGA